In the Magnolia sinica isolate HGM2019 chromosome 15, MsV1, whole genome shotgun sequence genome, one interval contains:
- the LOC131226688 gene encoding replication protein A 70 kDa DNA-binding subunit A produces the protein MAVNLTANAIAAIEGGDVNLKPLVQVLEIKAIGNSQDRYRIVISDGISTQQAMLAAQLSDRVKGGKLQKGSVIQLLDYICSIIQNRKIIVVLNLETIIADCDIIGNPKLPMQSESPQKALSRDNSECLRGELFNGVSGSVPKSRNNSNAASNPANKMQSFRPTVQPSYQPPPNYKNHGAIIKNEAPARIIPIAALNPYQGRWAIKARVTAKGDLRRYNNARGDGKVFSFDLLDADGGEIRVTCFNSIVDRFYDSVEVGRVYLISKGSLKPAQKNFNHLNNEWEIFLESTSTVDICPDEDSSIPKQQFSFRPINEIEHTENNSIVDMIGIVISVNPSVTILRKNGMETLRRILNLKDESGRSIELTLWGDFCNKEGRELQELLDSRFFPVLAVKAGKVNDFSGKSVGTISSTQLFLNPDFPEAHSLRDWFDRVGKNASAQSISRDIPGGPRNEIRKTVSQIKDEGLGRADKPDWVTVKATISFIKTDNFCYTACPLMVGDRQCGKKVMRSGNGNWHCERCDQDIQECEYRYLLQAQVQDHTGLTWVTAFQESGEEILGCSAKELYLLKHIEEDDIRFGEVVRGSLFKQYLFRLKIKEETYGDEQRVKITVVKADKVNFSVESRYLLDLISRTSL, from the exons ATGGCGGTGAATCTCACGGCCAATGCGATCGCAGCCATTGAAGGCGGCGACGTGAATCTGAAGCCGCTTGTCCAGGTCTTGGAGATCAAGGCGATTGGGAACTCCCAGGACCGGTACCGGATCGTCATATCCGACGGCATCTCAACGCAGCAGGCGATGCTCGCGGCCCAGCTCAGCGACCGCGTGAAAGGCGGGAAGCTGCAGAAGGGATCCGTCATTCAGTTGCTCGATTACATCTGCAGCATCATTCAAAATCGAAA GATTATCGTTGTTTTGAACTTGGAGACTATAATTGCAGATTGTGATATCATCGGGAATCCAAAACTTCCCATGCAGTCAGAGTCGCCTCAAAAAGCTCTGTCTCGTGACAACTCAGAATGCCTAAGAGGAGAATTGTTTAATGGTGTATCCGGGTCTGTTCCTAAGTCAAGGAATAACTCTAATGCAGCATCAAATCCTGCTAACAAGATGCAGAGCTTTCGCCCAACCGTTCAACCTTCCTACCAGCCTCCTCCGAACTACAAAAATCATGGAGCAATCATAAAGAACGAAGCTCCTGCTCGAATAATCCCCATTGCTGCTTTGAATCCTTATCAGGGGCGGTGGGCAATCAAGGCGAGAGTGACCGCGAAAGGAGATCTCCGGCGCTACAACAATGCTAGGGGAGATGGTAAGGTCTTTTCCTTCGACCTCCTCGATGCTGATGGGGGAGAAATACGAGTGACCTGTTTCAATTCCATTGTCGACCGATTCTATGATTCTGTCGAGGTAGGTAGGGTTTACTTGATATCAAAGGGAAGCTTAAAACCAGCACAGAAAAATTTCAACCATCTTAACAATGAGTGGGAAATATTTTTGGAATCAACATCGACAGTGGATATTTGCCCTGATGAAGACAGCTCAATACCGAAGCAGCAGTTTTCCTTCAGACCCATCAATGAAATTGAGCACACGGAGAACAATTCCATTGTGGATATGATTGGCATTGTAATATCTGTTAATCCATCGGTTACTATATTGAGAAAGAATGGTATGGAAACTCTGAGAAGAATTTTGAATCTGAAGGATGAGTCTGGCCGGAGCATTGAGCTCACCCTCTGGGGTGATTTTTGCAACAAGGAAGGTCGGGAGCTGCAGGAGCTGCTCGATTCCAGGTTTTTCCCAGTTTTGGCTGTGAAAGCTGGTAAGGTAAATGACTTCAGTGGGAAATCAGTTGGGACGATTTCCTCCACCCAGCTTTTCTTAAATCCAGATTTTCCTGAAGCTCATAGCCTCAGAGATTGGTTCGATAGAGTAGGAAAGAATGCTTCTGCTCAGTCCATCTCCAGAGATATCCCCGGTGGGCCACGGAATGAGATCCGTAAAACAGTATCGCAAATCAAAGATGAAGGCCTTGGGAGGGCGGATAAGCCCGATTGGGTTACAGTGAAGGCGACGATTTCATTCATAAAGACGGATAACTTCTGTTACACAGCATGTCCTTTGATGGTTGGGGATAGACAGTGTGGCAAGAAGGTGATGAGGTCGGGAAATGGAAACTGGCACTGTGAAAGGTGCGATCAGGATATTCAGGAATGTGAATATCGGTATCTGCTTCAGGCGCAAGTTCAAGACCATACGGGACTGACTTGGGTGACAGCATTTCAGGAGTCAGGGGAGGAGATCTTGGGTTGCTCGGCAAAGGAATTGTATTTGTTGAAACACATAGAAGAAGATGATATCAGGTTTGGCGAGGTTGTCCGCGGCAGTCTCTTCAAGCAGTATCTTTTCCGGCTTAAAATTAAAGAGGAAACGTATGGCGATGAGCAACGGGTGAAAATCACCGTCGTGAAGGCGGATAAGGTGAATTTTTCTGTGGAGAGCAGATATCTACTCGATTTGATTTCAAGAACTTCCCTCTAG
- the LOC131226689 gene encoding uncharacterized protein LOC131226689: protein MASSSAVAMSLPITSAAHKRLLSSNAFFNPMKLSVKPASPSLKSNGRFQVRASFKEKAVTGLTAVALTAAMVIPDVAEAAQPGLSPSLKNFLLSIVAGGVVLTALIGAVIGVANFDPVKRT from the coding sequence ATGGCATCGTCTTCGGCGGTCGCCATGTCATTGCCAATCACGTCCGCCGCCCACAAGAGGCTGCTGAGCTCCAACGCCTTCTTCAACCCCATGAAGCTGTCGGTGAAGCCAGCATCCCCGTCGCTGAAATCCAACGGCAGGTTCCAGGTCCGTGCGTCGTTCAAGGAGAAAGCCGTCACTGGTCTGACAGCAGTTGCACTGACAGCTGCAATGGTGATCCCCGACGTAGCCGAAGCGGCCCAGCCAGGGCTCTCGCCTTCTCTCAAGAACTTCCTCCTCAGCATCGTCGCTGGTGGCGTCGTGCTTACTGCTCTCATTGGTGCTGTCATCGGCGTCGCCAATTTTGACCCTGTCAAGCGGACCtga